A part of Myxococcus landrumus genomic DNA contains:
- a CDS encoding DUF1552 domain-containing protein, with the protein MFSRRTVLKGMAAGLFAPYFRDVYAQSSALPARVVLVLECNGVYPRALLSAGTRAALGGRANTSDRIFWDAYKDTPLVREGDNLASALCLGPLAASSGSIDLVKRSAVLLGLSNLIAGGGHSSGTGGLSCAVNGAGATFDAVIAPRLRRGAPFDVLRLGTSSARVSIVYETCALGPRKPAGIIVNPSLAFDSTFGSLLGGSTTGRDRKMLFDFALADSRKALAEFRGNSNERLKLERYLASLESLRTRENQLAGMADRVRPYLPPAPKDNPLITGAGSPPDSLKWFEAQFQIATASLLGGLTNTVVLATGTSGFDVAYGADVADVPRHSLQHGLDAGQNWDRVAEVTRRHVQMVANLARTLAATPEVGASGSMLDHTAIVFMSDNGEQHHSTSREWPKLVVGGNALGLKTDGRTVVYPKYDAARNRQVSNLFNTLGHAFGDADFNTFGQEGSTRIAPGPLSELYG; encoded by the coding sequence ATGTTCTCGCGACGAACCGTCTTGAAGGGCATGGCCGCGGGCCTCTTCGCGCCCTACTTCCGCGACGTCTACGCCCAGTCGTCCGCGTTGCCAGCGCGCGTGGTGCTGGTCCTCGAGTGCAATGGCGTCTATCCCCGAGCGCTCCTGAGCGCGGGCACCCGCGCGGCGCTGGGTGGACGCGCCAACACCTCCGACCGCATCTTCTGGGACGCATACAAGGACACGCCGCTGGTACGAGAGGGTGACAATCTCGCCAGCGCGCTGTGTCTCGGGCCACTGGCGGCGTCTTCCGGCAGCATCGACCTGGTGAAGCGCTCCGCCGTGCTGCTGGGGCTCTCGAACCTCATCGCGGGCGGCGGACACTCCAGCGGGACGGGCGGGCTGAGCTGCGCGGTGAATGGCGCGGGAGCGACGTTCGACGCGGTGATTGCCCCGCGACTGCGCCGTGGAGCGCCGTTCGATGTGCTGCGCCTGGGCACCAGCTCCGCGCGCGTGTCCATCGTCTACGAGACCTGCGCGCTCGGACCGCGCAAGCCCGCGGGAATCATCGTCAACCCGTCGCTCGCGTTCGACAGCACCTTCGGCTCGCTGCTCGGGGGCTCGACGACGGGGCGTGACCGCAAGATGCTCTTCGACTTCGCGCTGGCCGACTCGCGCAAGGCGCTGGCGGAGTTCCGCGGCAACTCCAACGAGCGGCTGAAGCTGGAGCGCTACCTCGCCTCGCTCGAGTCGCTCCGCACGCGGGAGAATCAGCTCGCGGGCATGGCGGACCGCGTGCGGCCCTACCTGCCGCCGGCGCCGAAGGACAACCCGCTCATCACCGGCGCGGGCTCACCGCCCGACTCGCTGAAGTGGTTCGAGGCGCAGTTCCAGATCGCCACGGCGTCCCTCCTGGGCGGGCTGACGAACACGGTGGTGCTGGCGACGGGAACCTCGGGCTTCGACGTGGCCTACGGCGCGGACGTGGCCGATGTCCCGCGACACAGCTTGCAGCACGGTCTGGATGCCGGGCAGAACTGGGATCGCGTCGCCGAGGTCACCCGCCGCCACGTGCAGATGGTGGCGAACCTGGCGAGGACGCTGGCCGCCACGCCCGAGGTCGGCGCGAGCGGCTCGATGCTGGACCACACCGCCATCGTCTTCATGTCCGACAACGGCGAGCAGCACCACTCGACCTCGCGTGAGTGGCCGAAGCTCGTGGTGGGAGGCAACGCGCTGGGCCTGAAGACCGACGGGCGCACGGTCGTGTACCCGAAGTACGACGCGGCCCGGAACCGGCAGGTCTCCAACCTCTTCAATACGCTCGGCCACGCGTTCGGAGACGCGGACTTCAACACCTTCGGGCAAGAGGGCAGCACGCGCATCGCGCCGGGACCGCTGAGCGAGCTGTATGGCTGA
- a CDS encoding DUF1588 domain-containing protein, which translates to MNRVLLLAGLLSLVACKGTANAPTPQDGGPDTPGGPDGGPGENRAAACVVQSLLTTRCASCHGALPTQGATMPLRTLHDMRVSSAMDGRLNNAQRALIRMRADVSPMPPAPHERASTAELAALETWMGEGMPLCSETGGPPVTVVSEPNLLDQSALFSCTAGVRSDAPTRIRRMNRREFTRNVGGSVERSWTGFSFYDNPLDPSAIEQYSSWATDETLDEATVELFLPVVGEAASPWTMNYPDGNRMERVFTNSRFSCMFNDANPSDTCKRFHVGQMLEFGVFFRPPTEDELTRLTAFATEVIAQEPSKSPQIRADSITRISNAAWMMTGAMFRREMGGEPAGGRVELTSLELGSQLAYALGGRAPSATPSFVWPHYSAPLEGHLADVATAAKDGSLTQDATTTALIKKHLGGVDANQNGTPRFDLVQDYNEEQRSKRGQYWLGDGVAGFFREWLGYGHVAGVFKESPAATSRFELEGLGDISAVSYENLLTNFHPLEPTFIQQFDDLIARVVVEDKDVLANLLTTRTFYVPSMQNAAYDSHKGLSHPYNVSEILPATVAGRWKTLPATERAGVLTHPVWLAAHGGNFEDDPSIVHRGKWVRENLLCGFVPPLSSVQVAAQVGAHAADKNARRRLKEATAGAQCQGCHRLMEPLGLPFEIYNHAGFLRARDHSTSGGWTTPDGSSTLTSMPDPALDGTVRDAVELSERLATSRHVKRCFVRQTFRYFMGRPENLSDACTLTRMEQTYNENQGSFSKMLTTLMTSDTWKTRRVPQAGE; encoded by the coding sequence ATGAACCGCGTCCTCCTGTTGGCCGGACTGTTGAGCCTCGTTGCGTGCAAGGGCACCGCAAACGCGCCAACCCCCCAAGACGGAGGCCCTGACACCCCAGGGGGACCCGATGGTGGGCCCGGGGAGAATCGGGCCGCCGCGTGCGTCGTGCAGTCGTTGCTCACCACTCGCTGCGCCAGCTGTCACGGCGCGCTGCCAACCCAGGGCGCGACGATGCCGCTGCGGACCCTGCATGACATGCGGGTGAGCTCGGCGATGGATGGGAGGCTCAACAACGCCCAGCGCGCGCTCATCCGCATGCGCGCGGACGTGTCTCCCATGCCACCCGCTCCGCATGAGCGCGCGAGCACAGCCGAGCTCGCCGCGCTCGAGACCTGGATGGGCGAGGGGATGCCCCTCTGTAGTGAGACGGGCGGCCCGCCCGTGACGGTGGTGTCCGAGCCCAACCTGCTCGACCAATCCGCGCTCTTCAGCTGCACCGCGGGCGTGCGCTCGGATGCGCCGACGCGCATCCGCCGCATGAACCGGCGCGAGTTCACCCGCAACGTCGGTGGCTCGGTGGAGCGCAGTTGGACCGGGTTCAGCTTCTACGACAACCCGCTCGACCCCAGCGCCATCGAGCAATACAGCTCCTGGGCCACGGACGAGACACTGGACGAGGCCACGGTGGAGCTCTTCCTTCCGGTGGTCGGTGAGGCCGCCTCGCCGTGGACGATGAACTACCCGGACGGCAACCGGATGGAGCGTGTCTTCACCAACAGCCGCTTCAGCTGCATGTTCAACGACGCGAACCCGAGCGACACCTGCAAGCGCTTCCACGTCGGCCAGATGCTCGAGTTCGGCGTCTTCTTCCGCCCGCCCACCGAGGATGAGCTCACCCGCCTCACCGCCTTCGCGACCGAGGTCATCGCGCAGGAGCCGAGCAAGTCCCCACAAATCCGCGCGGACTCCATCACGAGAATCTCCAACGCCGCGTGGATGATGACCGGCGCCATGTTCCGCCGTGAGATGGGCGGCGAGCCGGCCGGTGGTCGCGTGGAGCTGACCAGCCTCGAGCTGGGCTCGCAGCTGGCCTACGCCCTGGGGGGACGCGCGCCCTCGGCAACACCGAGCTTCGTGTGGCCGCACTACTCCGCGCCCCTCGAGGGGCATCTGGCGGACGTGGCCACCGCCGCGAAGGATGGCTCGCTCACGCAGGATGCGACGACCACCGCGCTGATCAAGAAGCACCTGGGCGGTGTCGACGCAAACCAGAACGGGACCCCGCGCTTCGACCTGGTGCAGGACTACAACGAGGAGCAGCGCTCCAAGCGCGGGCAGTACTGGCTGGGTGACGGCGTCGCGGGCTTCTTCCGCGAGTGGCTCGGCTACGGGCATGTGGCTGGGGTGTTCAAGGAGTCCCCGGCGGCGACCTCGCGCTTCGAACTCGAAGGGCTCGGCGACATCAGCGCGGTCTCGTACGAAAACCTGCTCACCAACTTCCATCCGCTGGAGCCGACCTTCATCCAGCAGTTCGACGACCTGATCGCCCGGGTGGTCGTCGAGGACAAGGACGTGCTGGCGAACCTGCTCACCACGCGCACCTTCTACGTGCCCTCCATGCAGAACGCGGCCTACGACTCGCACAAGGGCCTCTCGCACCCCTACAACGTCAGTGAGATTCTCCCGGCGACCGTCGCGGGCCGCTGGAAGACACTGCCGGCCACCGAGCGCGCGGGAGTGCTGACCCACCCGGTGTGGCTCGCCGCGCACGGCGGCAACTTCGAGGACGACCCATCCATCGTCCACCGCGGCAAGTGGGTGCGCGAGAACCTCCTGTGTGGCTTCGTCCCGCCGCTCAGCAGCGTGCAGGTGGCGGCCCAGGTCGGCGCTCACGCCGCCGACAAGAACGCGCGCCGTCGTCTGAAGGAGGCGACCGCTGGAGCGCAGTGTCAGGGCTGTCACCGCCTGATGGAGCCGCTCGGCCTTCCCTTCGAAATCTACAACCACGCGGGCTTCCTGCGCGCGAGGGACCACTCGACCAGCGGAGGCTGGACCACGCCGGATGGAAGCTCGACGCTCACGTCGATGCCGGACCCCGCGCTGGACGGCACGGTGCGCGATGCGGTGGAGTTGAGCGAGCGCCTGGCGACCTCGCGGCACGTGAAACGCTGCTTCGTGCGACAGACCTTCCGCTACTTCATGGGCCGCCCGGAGAACCTGAGCGATGCCTGTACGCTGACGCGGATGGAGCAGACCTACAATGAGAACCAAGGCTCGTTCTCCAAGATGCTGACCACGCTGATGACCAGCGACACCTGGAAGACGCGGCGCGTGCCGCAGGCTGGAGAGTGA
- a CDS encoding MFS transporter encodes MTSANPHGAPRLESLSGRGVFFLAVAAGVATSTSYIVQPELTRIAADLGASLASTSTAAGLPVLGYMFGLALLVPLVDLLPARQLVSVQLAVLSLSLALAAIATNVYAFGAALLCSGLCASTGAQMSTLAGKHSPTETRGRALGSVTAGISAGVLLGRAVGGGLADGIGWRAMLVIVAGACLVCAAGSRVILPGAAQRGAQPYLATLVAMPRLLRTSPELSVAAVSGALWFFAFSLIWMGLSLALAMPPLNLSPTVIGLYSLAGVAGIVATRVAGQLADRFGSRLVVFAGLALALACTLAMAPALSFAPLMLLALALFDTGLFAAQVANQRRVLNIDPLQPARFNSVYMVVYFMGGSLGTAFAGPIVSYFGWPAAAVTAVFALAAAGALYLMREPRRAGSGLSPRSEQGSG; translated from the coding sequence ATGACTTCTGCGAACCCTCATGGCGCCCCGCGCCTCGAAAGCCTCAGCGGAAGAGGCGTCTTCTTCCTCGCGGTAGCGGCCGGCGTGGCCACGTCGACGAGCTACATCGTCCAGCCGGAGCTCACCCGCATCGCCGCCGATCTCGGCGCGTCGCTCGCGTCGACGAGCACGGCGGCGGGCTTGCCCGTCCTGGGGTACATGTTCGGCCTGGCGCTTCTGGTTCCCCTGGTGGACCTCCTGCCCGCCCGACAGCTGGTGTCCGTCCAACTCGCGGTCCTGAGCCTGTCCCTCGCGCTCGCCGCCATCGCCACGAACGTCTATGCCTTTGGCGCTGCGCTCCTGTGCTCGGGGCTCTGCGCGAGCACCGGCGCCCAGATGAGCACCCTGGCTGGCAAGCACTCGCCAACCGAAACGCGGGGGCGTGCGCTGGGGAGCGTCACGGCTGGGATATCGGCAGGCGTGCTGCTCGGCCGGGCGGTCGGGGGCGGTCTCGCCGATGGGATTGGATGGCGCGCCATGCTGGTCATCGTGGCCGGCGCCTGTCTGGTTTGCGCGGCGGGGAGCCGGGTCATTCTTCCGGGCGCGGCTCAACGCGGAGCTCAACCCTATCTCGCCACCTTGGTCGCCATGCCGCGATTGCTGCGCACCTCGCCTGAACTGAGCGTGGCGGCCGTGTCCGGGGCATTGTGGTTCTTCGCCTTCAGTCTGATCTGGATGGGGCTGTCTCTGGCGCTCGCCATGCCGCCGCTCAACCTGTCGCCGACCGTCATTGGCCTCTACTCGCTCGCAGGCGTGGCGGGGATCGTCGCGACCCGCGTGGCGGGACAACTGGCGGACAGGTTCGGAAGCCGCCTGGTCGTGTTCGCCGGCCTGGCGCTGGCCCTCGCGTGCACATTGGCGATGGCGCCCGCCTTGAGCTTCGCTCCCTTGATGCTCTTGGCTTTGGCCCTGTTCGACACGGGCCTGTTTGCCGCCCAGGTCGCCAACCAGCGCCGGGTCCTGAACATCGACCCTCTGCAGCCGGCCCGATTCAACAGCGTCTACATGGTTGTCTATTTCATGGGCGGGAGTCTCGGCACGGCCTTTGCCGGCCCCATCGTCTCGTACTTCGGTTGGCCCGCCGCTGCGGTCACCGCGGTCTTTGCGCTCGCGGCTGCCGGCGCCCTCTACCTGATGCGAGAGCCCCGCAGGGCCGGCTCGGGGCTGTCCCCGCGCTCCGAACAGGGTTCAGGGTGA
- a CDS encoding DUF7481 family protein: MRCRFSGWVLAVLFVMGCSSSSGEGDGAGSVDPKDFYRGGTRLKAHVTTTAQGLSWPTESRDTWHDSTLNKGCVWEASGPDGAFTCMPQDLELVPNRGRGLYFDAACTEGMFARYPPLPSGPHFVKKKDSCGVYSSIHVVGEQVAPPAAYFHDGTKCAATQLSSGLAVYRVGEEVPAGTFVRGTLKQRQSGPRLSASFIEGEDGSMQFSHLQDMLQDTACMPVKASDGKSRCVPMGHTTVRNHASYLAANDTCTQPAFSDACVDSPRFAVVPAEETCGLSATVYEVGEPVTQLYISSGSEGDCRPSPSGPPSGSVFGPGVEIPASTFLEAKEAHLKSYGRLEVRGPQLDGSVLVPSVLHDTQLGTPCKFGEDMSQKLRCFPDSNLFSLGEFFADSSCTKPLTLAFESTSRCVSSSPSGYILERTFAVDGTPRHRAFHPGPKYEGPIFTGGNFGGNNPPNCLPLGRPPGLIAYKLGAEIPATSLVEGKRVRD; this comes from the coding sequence ATGCGTTGTCGCTTTTCAGGGTGGGTGTTGGCGGTGCTGTTCGTCATGGGCTGCTCCTCGTCGAGCGGTGAGGGCGACGGGGCCGGGAGCGTGGACCCCAAGGACTTCTACCGGGGAGGCACTCGACTCAAGGCGCACGTGACGACCACGGCGCAGGGGCTGAGCTGGCCGACGGAGTCGCGCGACACGTGGCACGACAGCACGTTGAACAAGGGCTGTGTCTGGGAGGCGTCCGGTCCTGACGGTGCCTTCACCTGCATGCCCCAGGACCTGGAGTTGGTTCCCAACAGGGGGCGGGGCCTCTACTTCGACGCCGCCTGCACCGAGGGGATGTTTGCCAGGTATCCCCCCCTGCCTTCGGGTCCCCACTTCGTGAAGAAGAAGGACTCTTGTGGCGTCTACTCGAGCATCCACGTCGTGGGAGAACAAGTCGCGCCCCCAGCCGCATACTTCCACGACGGCACGAAGTGCGCCGCCACGCAGCTCTCGTCTGGCCTCGCTGTGTATCGAGTGGGAGAGGAAGTGCCGGCCGGAACCTTCGTCCGAGGCACGCTGAAGCAGCGGCAGAGCGGGCCTCGGCTCTCGGCCTCCTTCATCGAGGGCGAGGACGGGTCGATGCAGTTCTCCCACCTCCAGGACATGCTCCAGGACACCGCGTGCATGCCTGTCAAGGCGAGCGACGGAAAGTCGCGCTGCGTGCCCATGGGCCACACCACCGTGCGGAACCATGCGAGCTACCTCGCCGCGAACGACACCTGCACCCAGCCCGCCTTCTCGGACGCCTGTGTGGATTCGCCGCGCTTCGCGGTGGTCCCCGCCGAGGAGACGTGCGGTCTGAGTGCCACCGTCTACGAGGTCGGAGAGCCCGTCACCCAGCTCTACATCTCCTCCGGGTCGGAGGGCGACTGTCGGCCAAGTCCGAGCGGTCCTCCGAGCGGGAGCGTCTTCGGGCCGGGCGTCGAGATTCCCGCGTCGACCTTCCTGGAGGCGAAGGAGGCCCACCTCAAGTCGTATGGCCGGCTCGAGGTCCGCGGACCGCAACTGGATGGCTCGGTCCTGGTTCCCTCCGTGTTGCATGACACCCAGCTGGGCACCCCCTGCAAGTTCGGGGAGGACATGAGCCAGAAACTGCGGTGCTTCCCTGACTCAAACCTCTTCTCCCTCGGAGAGTTCTTCGCGGATTCCTCGTGCACGAAGCCACTGACCTTGGCATTCGAGTCCACCTCGCGGTGTGTGTCCTCGTCTCCGTCCGGCTATATCCTCGAGCGCACCTTCGCGGTCGACGGGACTCCGAGGCATCGCGCCTTTCACCCAGGCCCGAAGTACGAGGGTCCCATCTTCACTGGGGGCAACTTCGGAGGGAACAACCCGCCCAACTGTCTGCCCCTCGGGCGCCCGCCTGGGTTGATCGCATACAAACTGGGGGCGGAGATCCCCGCCACCTCGCTGGTCGAAGGCAAGCGAGTACGAGACTGA
- a CDS encoding ABC transporter permease: MRLSRASAVVLRQYYLLKGSPSRIFPLFAWVAVDIILWGFITRYLGTLSATPGMSLLPSLLGAVLLWNFLTRVMHGVTMAFFEDVWSRNFLNVFATPLSISEYVLGLVLSSIATSSVGLVVMLAVAGAVFGLSMFIYGAMLVPFVLVLFLFGIALGIIGIAVVLRLGPSAEWFIWPIPALLSPFVGVFYPLSTLPSWMQGLSRLLPPSYVFEGMRAIVNGGSVSWTSLLAGAGLAVLYILLAALFFTRVFRHAVRTGLIARYSAESVS; encoded by the coding sequence ATGCGCCTGTCCCGCGCTTCCGCCGTCGTCCTGAGGCAGTACTACCTGCTCAAGGGCAGCCCCTCGCGCATCTTCCCCCTCTTCGCGTGGGTGGCCGTCGACATCATCCTGTGGGGCTTCATCACCCGCTATCTGGGCACCCTCTCCGCCACGCCTGGGATGAGCCTGCTGCCCTCGCTCCTGGGCGCCGTGCTGCTCTGGAACTTCCTCACCCGCGTCATGCACGGCGTGACGATGGCCTTCTTCGAGGACGTCTGGTCGCGCAACTTCCTCAACGTCTTCGCCACGCCGCTGTCCATCAGCGAGTACGTCCTGGGGCTGGTGCTCTCCAGCATCGCGACGAGCTCGGTGGGGCTCGTGGTGATGCTCGCCGTCGCGGGGGCGGTGTTCGGCCTGTCGATGTTCATCTACGGCGCCATGCTGGTGCCGTTCGTCCTGGTGCTGTTCCTGTTTGGAATCGCGTTGGGCATCATCGGCATCGCGGTGGTGCTGCGACTGGGGCCGTCCGCGGAGTGGTTCATCTGGCCCATCCCCGCGCTCCTGTCGCCGTTCGTCGGCGTCTTCTATCCGCTGTCCACCCTGCCCTCGTGGATGCAGGGCCTGTCGCGCCTGCTCCCACCGTCGTATGTCTTCGAGGGCATGCGAGCCATCGTCAACGGTGGCTCGGTCTCCTGGACGTCGCTGCTCGCGGGAGCCGGCCTCGCGGTGCTCTACATCCTGCTGGCCGCGCTCTTCTTCACCCGCGTCTTCCGCCACGCCGTGCGCACCGGGCTCATCGCCCGCTACAGCGCGGAGAGCGTGAGCTGA
- a CDS encoding ABC transporter ATP-binding protein — translation MAIASSSVLSVRELSKSYAGNIAVDHISFEVGPNEIVGLLGPNGAGKTTTINMVLGVLEPTSGAIHIQGVDLARERSRALEQTNFAAVYAPLPGNLTVVQNLRYFGLIYGVKNISERIESLLREFDLQRFRDTKSGVLSSGEQTRVALAKAMLNQPRLLLLDEPTASLDPATAKDIRARIRDFAAKGAGGVLWTSHNMYEVEEVCHRVLFMSHGKVLLQGDPRKLPQEHGKASLEELFITVAREPLTLEHP, via the coding sequence ATGGCTATCGCCTCCAGCTCCGTGCTCTCCGTCCGGGAGCTCTCCAAGTCCTACGCGGGCAACATCGCCGTGGACCACATCTCCTTCGAGGTCGGTCCCAACGAAATCGTCGGACTCCTGGGCCCCAACGGCGCGGGGAAGACCACGACCATCAACATGGTGCTGGGCGTGCTGGAGCCCACCTCGGGCGCCATCCACATCCAGGGCGTGGACCTGGCCCGCGAGCGCTCACGTGCGCTGGAGCAGACCAACTTCGCCGCCGTCTACGCGCCGCTCCCCGGCAACCTCACCGTCGTCCAGAACCTGCGCTACTTCGGCCTCATCTACGGCGTGAAGAACATCTCCGAGCGCATCGAGTCCCTCCTGCGGGAGTTCGACCTCCAGCGATTCCGGGACACCAAGAGCGGAGTGCTCTCCTCCGGAGAGCAGACGCGCGTCGCGCTCGCGAAGGCCATGCTGAACCAGCCCCGGCTGCTGCTCCTCGACGAGCCCACCGCCTCGCTGGACCCGGCGACGGCCAAGGACATCCGAGCGCGCATCCGGGACTTCGCCGCGAAGGGCGCGGGCGGCGTGCTCTGGACGTCTCACAACATGTACGAGGTGGAGGAGGTCTGCCACCGCGTCCTCTTCATGTCCCACGGCAAGGTGCTGCTCCAGGGGGACCCACGCAAGCTGCCGCAAGAGCACGGCAAGGCCTCGCTCGAGGAGCTCTTCATCACCGTGGCTCGCGAGCCGCTCACGCTGGAGCACCCCTAG
- a CDS encoding YdeI/OmpD-associated family protein produces the protein MSPAKKTAPAKKKAPAAKAPFAVKKDSARPGATPTGDLPIVFFADAKSFDTWLAKHHATSSGAWLKLSKKGATVTSLSYNEAVELALIWGWIDSQKGRFDETAYILKFTPRGPRSIWSKINRDKATALIAEGRVKPSGLAEIENAKKNGRWDAAYDSQSKATIPEDLAQALAANPRAEAFFATLNSVNRYAVLFRIHNVKKAETRARKITQYVDMLARHEKLHD, from the coding sequence ATGAGCCCCGCCAAGAAGACCGCGCCCGCCAAGAAGAAGGCTCCGGCCGCGAAGGCCCCCTTCGCCGTGAAGAAGGACTCCGCGCGTCCGGGTGCCACGCCCACCGGGGACCTGCCCATCGTGTTCTTCGCCGACGCGAAGTCCTTCGACACCTGGCTCGCGAAGCACCACGCCACCTCGAGCGGCGCGTGGCTCAAGCTCTCCAAGAAGGGCGCCACCGTCACCTCGCTCTCCTACAACGAGGCCGTGGAGCTCGCGCTCATCTGGGGCTGGATTGACAGCCAGAAGGGCCGCTTCGACGAGACGGCCTACATCCTGAAGTTCACCCCGCGCGGCCCGCGCAGCATCTGGTCGAAAATCAACCGCGACAAGGCCACGGCCCTCATCGCCGAGGGCCGCGTGAAGCCCTCGGGTCTGGCTGAAATCGAGAACGCGAAGAAGAACGGCCGCTGGGATGCCGCCTATGACTCACAGAGCAAGGCCACCATCCCGGAGGACCTCGCCCAGGCGCTCGCCGCCAATCCGCGCGCGGAGGCGTTCTTCGCCACGCTCAACTCCGTGAACCGCTACGCCGTGCTCTTCCGCATCCACAACGTGAAGAAGGCGGAGACGCGCGCCCGGAAGATTACCCAGTACGTGGACATGCTCGCGCGCCACGAGAAGCTCCACGACTGA
- a CDS encoding glutathione S-transferase family protein has product MHTLYGLGVSGWTEKARWALSHHGVEYRYREHTPLIGELALRWRTPNGPRPTTVPLLLEDARVTMGSFNIAQRAEALGTGAPPLFPASALPTIQRWEEVGDHVLRIARASVLRRMLGNPRALDESLPSFIPGFLRAVSRPTARMGVSFLARKHSAVSDPEAAIRDTVIPALERLRAELRGRPYLMDEGFTYADITACTMLQFARPMDEAWWPLAPATREVWHHESLAAAFPDLLEWRAALYEKHRRPPLRVLPSGANSASAA; this is encoded by the coding sequence ATGCACACCCTCTATGGGCTTGGTGTCTCGGGTTGGACGGAGAAGGCTCGCTGGGCGCTGTCGCATCACGGTGTGGAGTACCGCTATCGGGAGCACACGCCGCTCATCGGAGAGCTGGCCCTGCGCTGGCGCACGCCGAACGGACCCAGGCCCACCACGGTGCCCCTGCTCCTCGAGGACGCCCGTGTGACGATGGGCTCGTTCAACATCGCACAGCGAGCGGAGGCGCTGGGCACGGGTGCACCGCCCCTGTTCCCCGCCTCCGCGCTGCCCACCATCCAGCGATGGGAAGAGGTCGGCGACCACGTGCTGCGCATCGCTCGCGCCAGCGTGCTGCGCCGCATGCTCGGCAACCCGCGAGCCCTGGACGAGAGCCTGCCTTCCTTCATCCCGGGCTTCCTGCGCGCCGTCTCCAGGCCCACGGCGCGCATGGGCGTGAGCTTCCTCGCGCGCAAGCACAGCGCCGTCTCGGACCCGGAGGCCGCCATCCGCGACACCGTCATCCCCGCGCTGGAGCGCCTGCGCGCCGAGCTTCGGGGACGCCCCTACCTGATGGACGAAGGCTTCACGTACGCGGACATCACCGCGTGCACCATGCTCCAGTTCGCGCGGCCCATGGATGAAGCCTGGTGGCCCCTGGCCCCCGCCACGCGTGAGGTCTGGCACCACGAGTCCCTCGCCGCCGCGTTCCCCGACCTGCTCGAGTGGCGGGCGGCGCTCTACGAGAAGCACCGCCGCCCTCCGCTTCGCGTCCTTCCCTCGGGCGCCAACAGCGCGTCCGCCGCGTGA
- a CDS encoding LolA family protein produces the protein MNPFSLRRALPKVVAASLLVSMPALADWVGELRVKSAPVPGQKAPSETKGKMYGRTGMLRMDLSPAEVPGGMSIIFDWEKRTGTTLFHQRKAATVRSLDELPVKIPGECSGKGQDFDACFTAQGYKKTGSEKVNGHPTDIYEGVPPGAEGSIQRQKVWRPTDLPEVAYVRSHTYDLAGKLQSEIDVLNIQTGAQPAAVFTVPADYDELDAAAGAGNALQSFKPEDFKGKTPQQIQEMIRQRMSQQQGKPPAPVPAPAPKTKAK, from the coding sequence ATGAACCCTTTCTCACTCCGCCGCGCGCTGCCGAAGGTCGTCGCCGCCTCGCTGTTGGTCTCCATGCCCGCCCTCGCGGATTGGGTGGGAGAGCTGCGCGTGAAGAGCGCGCCCGTGCCCGGGCAGAAGGCGCCCTCGGAGACGAAGGGCAAGATGTACGGCCGCACGGGCATGCTGCGCATGGACCTGTCCCCCGCCGAAGTCCCGGGCGGCATGTCCATCATCTTCGATTGGGAGAAGCGCACGGGCACCACGCTCTTCCACCAGAGGAAGGCGGCCACGGTGCGCAGCCTGGACGAGCTGCCGGTGAAGATTCCCGGCGAGTGCTCGGGCAAGGGCCAGGACTTCGACGCGTGCTTCACGGCGCAGGGCTACAAGAAGACCGGCTCCGAGAAGGTCAACGGCCACCCGACGGACATCTACGAGGGTGTTCCTCCCGGCGCCGAGGGCAGCATCCAGCGCCAGAAGGTGTGGCGGCCCACGGACCTCCCCGAAGTGGCCTACGTGCGCAGCCACACCTATGACCTGGCCGGCAAGCTCCAGTCGGAGATTGACGTGCTGAACATCCAGACGGGCGCGCAGCCGGCGGCGGTCTTCACCGTGCCCGCGGACTACGACGAGTTGGACGCGGCGGCCGGCGCGGGCAACGCGCTCCAGTCCTTCAAGCCCGAGGACTTCAAGGGCAAGACGCCCCAGCAGATTCAGGAGATGATTCGCCAGCGCATGTCCCAGCAGCAGGGCAAGCCGCCCGCGCCTGTTCCCGCGCCTGCTCCAAAGACGAAGGCGAAGTAG